The nucleotide sequence ACCAGAAAGACCCGCTCGTCGAGTACAAAAAAGAGAGCTTCAACCTCTTTACGGAGCTGATCGAGACGATCAAGTACGACACGATCAAGACGCTGCAGATCATCCGCTTCCAGCTCCGTTCGCCGGAGGAGGAGGCCGAGGCCTTCGCCCGGGCGCAGGAGATCGAACGCAAGCAAAAAGAGATGCAGATGCAGCTCAACCGCGAAAGCGACGCCGCAGCCGATATCCCTGCAGCAAAGAAGCCGGCCCGCAACGACCCGTGCCCCTGCGGCAGCGGTAAAAAATACAAGAACTGCTGCGGGCAGAGCGGACCGAAGAAAGGGGCGTTCGCCTCTTGAAAACACAGCGCAGCCTGACGAACTACCTGCTGCGCCGCTTTCTGCGGTTTGACCGGGAGCAGCCCTTTATCTTCCTCTCCGCAATGCTCGCCTTCCTCGGCATCATGCTCGGTGTCATGGTTCTCATCATCGCCATGGCGCTGATGAACGGTTTCGACAACGAGTTCAAGAAGAAACTCACCATCATGAACTATCCGCTCACCATCGTGCCGCGCTTTTACGGAAGCGTGAACACGTCGCTGCTGCTGGACCTGGAACATGATTTCCCCCAACTGAAATTCAGCCCCTATGTCGCCGCTTCCGTCATCGCCCGCAGCGGTTCTCAGCTCGAGGGGGGCTACCTTTTCGGCGTCGATTACCAGGCCGAAAGGGAGGTGAACCCTGTCGTGGCGAAGGCGCTCGAGACCTTGCCGGAAGGGGGTTTCAAAGTCGTCGTCGGTGAAGCGCTGCTGGAATCGTTTGCGCTGACCGAAGGGGACCGGCTGATGTACATCTTCACCCAGATCGAGCCGGGGGGACTTGCGGTGACGCCGAAGCTCAAACGCTTCGTCATCGCCGGGGCCTTCGATTCGGGCCTGAGTGCGTATGACAAAGCCTACAGCTATACGGATCTGCATTCCCTGCAGACGATCATGCACCTGCCCGACAACGTCTACGACGGCATCCATATCATGACCGACGACCCGCAGGCGGTAATAGAGGAGGTCCGCAAGGTTCTCCCCGCCGGGGCACGCATCAAAGGGTGGTGGGAAGACAACGTCAACTTCTTTGCCGCGCTGGAGCTGGAAAAACGTTCGCTCTTTATCGTCTTGATGCTCATTATCCTCATCGCGGCCGTCAATATCATCTCGTCGCTGCTGATGACGGTCATGAACCGCCGCAGCGAGATCGCGCTGCTGATCTCGCTCGGCGCATCGCCTGCGCAGATCAAAAAGCTCTTTTTGAAGCTCGGCGTGGTCATCGGGATCGGGGGGATCGTCACCGGCGCCATCCTGGGCCTTTCGGGCGTCTGGGTGCTGCAGACCTTCGACATCATCTCGCTGCCGAAACACGTCTACCCGACGGCACGCCTGGCACTGGACCTCTCCTGGCAGGATTTCGTTTCCATCCTCGGCGGGGCCTTCGCCATCGTCGTGCTCTCCTCGTGGTACCCGGCCAAGAAGGCGAGCGAAGTCGACGTCCTGACCGTGCTGCGCAACGAGTAGCCCTTTTCGCGCCCCGGGGCGCCCCGTTGATCTTTTCCGCTTACTGCAAAACCCTACCAAATTGTCCTGTTTATAATAATACTATCGATAATCACTATCAAATTAAAGCTTTCTCGAAGAATATTTTTTGCATACTTTCAAAACGATTATGATTATCAATAATGGAGAAAAGATGAAAAAAGAGTGTGTTGCAGGACTTGGAATCCTCATGATGCTGCTCGGCGGCTGTAACGATACGAACGAAAGCGGGCTCGATCCGCAGAAGGTGACGCTCGGGGAAGCGTTTTTCAATGACACGAACCTGTCCAATATGGGCAATCAGTCCTGTGCCTCCTGCCACGATGCGGCACACGCCTTCAGCGAGGCGCGGACGCAGACGGCCCAAAATGATTTCGGTGCCGTCTCCATCGGGGATGACAACGTTTCACTCGGGGACCGTAACGCCCCGACGGCCATGTATGCCGCGTATTTCGCCGCGTTCCATTTCGATGACGAAGCGGGCGAGGGCGAAGGCGGCGGCGGGCTCTGGCTCGGCGGCCAGTTCCATGACGGCCGGGCTGCGGATCTTACGGCCCAGGCGAAGGGCCCCTTCCTGAACCCGGTGGAGATGCAGATGCCCGACCTTAACAGTGTCGTGGCACGTGTCAAGGTCAATCCGGCGTACGTGACGGAAATGACCGCGCTGTACGGGGCGGATGTTTTTGATGACGATACCGTCGCCTATGAGGCGGTTGCGGATGCCATCGCGGCTTTTGAGAAGAGCGATGTTTTTGCTCCGTTCGATTCGAAGTACGACCGCTGGCTCAAAGGCGAAGCGGAGCTGACGGAGCTGGAGCGCAGAGGGCTGGAGCTGTTCGTCCGCGAGGACAAGGGCAACTGTGCTGCCTGCCACCCCAATTTCGGCTCGGACGGCGCCCCGGCGCTCTTTACGGACGGTACCTTCGATAACCTCGGCGTGCCCGTCAATGAAGCGGTCCGCACCGACCCGAACAACCCGTTGAGCGGCGTGGCGGGTTACCGTGACCTCGGCCTGGGCCAGACGACGGGCGACAGTTCGCTGAACGGTGCGTTCAAGGTGGCGACGCTGCGCAATATCGCGGTCACGGGACCGTATATGCACAACGGGGTGTTCAAGACCCTCAAGGCGGTGGTCCACTTCTACAACACCCGTGACGTGACGGATGCCCTGAACCCGGAGACGGGAGCGCCGTGGCGGACGCCCGAAGTCCCCGAGACGATCAATGTGGACGAACTGGGCAACCTGGGGCTGAGCGAAGAGGAGGAAGACGCCATCGTCGCCTTCCTCAAAACCCTGACGGACGCCCGGTACGAATCCCTGCTGTAACGATTGATTCGGCCCCGCCATTGCGCTATACTGTTAGAAAAAACGGAGGGCCGATGTCCATTGAAGGGTTGATGCTGAGTGCTGCCGCGTTGCTGCTGGTAATGGCGGTGGGACTCTTCTATCTGATCGTACGCCGGATCCGCAGTGCCGAGCGCGATGACAATGCACGGATGGAGAAGCTGGGCGAATCGCTGATGGAGAAGCTGGAGTCGCAATCGCTCTCCGAGGAGCAGAAGGCGAAGATCGCCGAGGCGCTCAAAGAGATCAGGGGGCGTTAAGCGCTCAGAGGATCGCCCAGAGCACCAGCGGCGGGTAGACGACGAAGCCGGCGTAGGGCATCCACTTGGCCAGCGGCATGATCAGCATCTCCTGCAGCTGGGCCGAGGCCTCCTGTTTGTCGAAGATCTGCTGCATCAGGACGATCTTCGTGGCGATATCGATCGTTTTGATAAAGAGCAGCAGCACCGCCGGCAGCGTCATCTGTGTTTCCAGGATGAGCCAGATCGCGAAGTAGTAGGTCGGGTGCAGCAGCAGGAAGTAAAAGATGCTCTTGTCGTAGCGCCGCCGGATGCGGATGAGCATCTCCAGCATCGTGGGCGCCTTCTGCCAGGCGACCTCGAAACCTTCGAGGAACAGGTAAAAAACTGTCACTGCCAACATGATCTCCATCTGTTCGTTCCCAATCTTTGTTAAAATACCGCCATTATACCAAGGGCAGTGCATGAACGTTACCTACACGACGAAAAATGAAGAGAATACCCCGGTGACCATTGAGGCCAACCTCGATTTTGAACCCCAAAGCGACGATACGGTCTGGATGCTCTGGTGCTTCGTACCGCTGAAGACGCCGGACGCGGAGGGCGGCTGCGGCGAAGCGGAACGCGCGGTGCTCGATACGATCAGGGAGACCCTTGGCGAACGGCTTGAGCTGCGCAACGGGGCGCTGTATGCCGGGATGCGCCTGCAGGAGGGGTGGGCGGAACTCTATTTCTATGCCGCCTGGAGCAAGGGGGCCGAGCAGCAGTTCCGCGACCTTTTCAAGCAGCATGGCTACGGCCAGATCGAGTACGGGGCCACGCGTGATACCCATCATGCCTTTTACCACGACACGCTTGCGCCCGACCCGTTTGAGCTGCAGCAGGCGAAAAGCGCCGAGATCATCGCCGAGCTTGCGGCCGCCGGCGATGACCTGAACGTGGCACGTCCGGTGGAACACTACCTCTTTTTCCAGACGCACAGTGCCATGCAGCGTGCCGCCGCGGCCCTGGCCGAAGAGGGCGTGCGGATTGAAACGGACCTGGAAGAGGAGGGGCATTACCCCTACGGAATGCTTTACGAGCGGACGCACGCCTGCACTCCGGAGGCCCTGGAAGAGGTGACGCTGCCGCTGCTCGAAACCGTGCTCGAGGCCCACGGTATCTACCTGGGATGGAGCACATCGCTGGCCGGAAGCGAGGGGTGAGCATGCGGAAGTGGCTGCTGCGGCTGCTCTGGGTTGCCGCCGCGCTGCTGATCTCCCTGCGCTACCGTGTCAGGGCCGTCGGACGCGAACGCGTCCCCGCCGCCGGGGCGGTCCTGCTGCTGGGAAACCACGTCAGCTGGCTGGACTGGCTCCTCGTGCAGATAGCACTGCGCCGCCGTCTGCTGCGCTACATGATGGAGCGTTCCATCTACGAATCGCCGGTGCTGCGCTGGATGTTCCGGCTCGGGCGGACGATTCCCGTCTCTTCGAAAGCCTCGAAGCAGGCATTTGAGGAGGCGGCGGCGGCACTGAACGCGGGGGAGGCGGTCGGCATCTTCCCCGAAGGGGGCATCAGCCGCCGCTGCGAAATAGAAAAGTTTTACCGTGGATTTGAGATAATAGCGTCACAAAGTCACCAGGGAGAGATCGTGCCGTTCTACATCGAGGGGATGTGCGGCAGCCGACTCTCCTACACCCGGAAAACCCACGCCGGCCGGCGCTGGTCGCTTCGGCGTCCGGTCACGGTCGTTTTCGGGGCCCCGATGCCCCTTGGCAGCAGCGCGGATACGGTGCGCGGCGCCGTTATGCAGTTAAAGGATACTATTGCTCAATAAACCGGAATACACCCTCTTCAAAAACACGCGCTATGCCCTGAGCGGCCTCATCGAGGTGATCCGCAACGAGAGCTCTTTCAAACTGCAGCTGCTGCTCTTTTTCGGCATGGGCACTTTTGCATGGCTGCTGCCGATCTCGCCGCTTTACAGCGCGGTGCTGAGCATCTCCCTTTTCATCCCGCTCCTGGCCGAGCTGGCCAACAGCGCGGTCGAGCGCGTCGTAGACCTCGTGACACTCGAATACCACGAACTGGCCAAACGGGCCAAAGACGCCGGGGCGGCGCTGGTCTTCGTTTCGCTCGTGATGACCGGCGCGATCTGGATCAGTACGCTGCTGATCGCTTTTTACTTCTGAGCCTTTTCCGAACTCGTATTGGCATCTGACGCGTACTTGCTCGGAAGCTCCGGGGTGTACCCGTTGGCGATGTCGAGGCAGCGCCGGTAGGCGGTATCACAGGACTCGTAACAGGCTGAGGATGCATTCTCCATGCCGTCACATTTCGCGATACAGGCGCTGTTCCTGTCGTCGCACACCTCCATCGGATCCTTCTCTTCGGCATGGACTGCAAGTGCCGCAAGCAGCAGACACGTTCCCCAGACTAACTGTTTCATGATGCGTATTCTCCTCCCGGCGTGGCGGGCGTTTCTTTGATATAGGGCAATGGAATAACCGGCTAAATTATAGCGCTGTTTTTGCAAAAAAAGGAGTATAATTTCAGGTTTGCACTTGTTTTAGTTTTGGCCGCCGCCGGGCGGTCATGGCGGGCATTGCCCATGCTCGGCGCCGATGGGCGCTGTACTATTTGAGGTCGAAATGACGATTTCTGATATTGAAATGGAAATGAAGTTGAACGGCGTAGAGGAAGCGGATATCGCTTCGATTCTTGCGGTTTGTAAAACAAAGGGATATGCCCCCGAAACGCTTGACGAAGAGCTGGAAAAACGGGGCTACGAGCGTATCTTTACTTATGATTTTGAAGACGAAGCTTCCTGGGAGGACGATGACGACGATGAGTTTGCACCGATCGAACGTTTCCCCCACAAGCATCGTTTTGACGACGAGTGAGCCCCATGGAACCGCGACAGCTACTGCAGCAATACTATGAGATGTGGAACGACAAGGATTTTTCCAAAGCCGATGCGCTCCTTGACCCGGATGTCCGTTTCCGCGGATCGCTGGGAATAGAAGCCAACGGCCTTGTCGGATTCAAAGACTATGCCGATCTGTTCAGTACGGCCTTCCCGTCGCTTTATCATGCCGTCGAGATCACGGTCGTGGAGAACGATAAAGCCGCTGCCTATGTCTCTTACACGGGCAAGCATGAGGGCGAGCTTTTCGGCCATCCCGCTTCGGGCAACAGGGTCAGCTTCTCCGGAGCCTCCTTTTTCCATTTCCGTAACGGCAGAATCGCCTCCATCAACGTGCTCGGGGACCTGAATACACTGCTGTCGCAGTTGTCTTAGACACTTTTCTCTGTTACAATTAAGTTAAAAAGACAAATTCAGTCTTCTGAAAGTGAGTAACGTATTTTGAAGAAACGGACCTTCCTGGCGATCCTTTGTTTTGTAGCCTTTACCGCGCTGTACGGTGCGGAAACGGCCGGGCAGCAGCCCCCTGTCATAGAACCGGCCGAAATGAGCTGGAGTGACGAGGAGGCGGATGCGGGCGAGATCGGCACGAAACAGGTCATCGGTATCGTCGAAAAGGTCTTCGTCGAACCGGGCGCGATGCTCCTTGAAGGACGGATCGATACCGGGGCCAACACGACGTCGATCGGTGCGGAGAACCTGCAGATCGTCAACGAAGACGGCCAGGACTGGGCGCTCTTCAGCGTCAAGGGGACCCCGATCCGCGCGAAGGTCGTCCGTTATGTCAAAATCAAACAGCATGGCGCCCCTTCGCAGCGCCGTGCCGTCGTTATGCTCAAAGTCACGATCAGCGACGTGACGCAGGCGGTCGAGGTGACCCTGACCGACCGGAGCAACTTCAAATACAAAATCCTGATCGGCGTCAATTTCCTGCGTGACCACTTTATTGTCGACGTCAGCCGGAAATTTGTCAAAGAACTGGTGGAAATGCCGTGATCTCTTCACGTTTTCAGGTAATGATGATCGCCATGCTGCTGGCGATGACGGGGCTTTTTGTCGCCTGGTACAAGGTTGTCTACCTCGGGGTCCCGGTCACACCGCATGACAAGCGTTCCGTCTTTACCGTTACGGCGGAAGTCGACCTCGAAGGGACGGGGGCACCCGCATCGGTCTCGCTGCGCCTGCCCTCGACACAGCCGGGAATGAAGATCCTCGAACGTGAGGGTGAGGCCGGCGAGTTCGGTATGACGACGGCCCTAATGGACGACGGCGAACTGCTGCACTGGACAAAGCGCAGTTTCGACGCGAAAAGCAAACTCTTTTACAAGATCCGGGTGACGCCCGAACCCCTCTATGAACCGCAGGACAGTCAGGCGCTCTGGGATACGACCCCGGCATATGACGACACCCAGTTCTGGGACGCTTCCGAACAGGCCGCCGCGGCGGGTATTCTGAACTATGCCCGGGAGCATTCGGCCGACGCGATCTCCTTGGCGGCGCAGCTGATCGACATGTTCAATACCGAAATGCCGACCGATGCCGTCAAAGAGCTTCAGGCAAAGAAAAACGAAACGACCGCCTCGCTAGTCATGGCGCTGCTGGCCCGCGAAAAGATCACGTTCCGCAAGGTACGCGGGATCATGCTTGAAGACGGCCAGAAGAAACGCCGCGCCGTGACGCTGCTCGAGGTCAAAGGGGCAGACGAGTCGGGTTACTTCAGTTTCAAAACGGGACAGATCACGCTGCCGGAGAACTTCTTTGTCTGGTCGCTCGGGAACCGGGCGATGATGACGACCAAGGGGATCGCCAAGGCACGCCTCCGTTTCTCCGTCAGCGAGGCCAAAGTAGCGGCCTCGATGCTCAGCAAGCGCGAAATGCTCAAGCAGGGGAACGATTTCCTCAATTTTTCGCTTTACGCCCTGCCGAGCTCCCAGCAGAATGCCTTCAAACAGCTACTGCTGATCCCGATCGGCGCGCTGGTAGTCGTCATTTTCCGTATCCTTATCGGTATCCGGACGATGGGGACCTTTATGCCGGTGCTTTTTGCCCTGGCCTTCATCCAGACGACGCTGATCAGCGGCCTGGCGATGTTCTTCGTCATCGTTTCGAGCGGTCTCATCGTCCGCAGCTACCTTTCGCGGCTGCAGCTGCTGCTGGTGGCGAGGATCTCCGCCGTGATCATCGTCGTCATCAGTATCATGTCGGTGATGAGTATCGTCAGTTTCAAGCTCGGCATCGACGAGGTGCTCAAAATCACCTTCTTCCCGATGATCATCCTTTCCTGGACAATCGAACGGATGTCGATCCTGTGGGAAGAGAGCGGGGCGCGCGAGGCGCTGACCCAGGTCGGCGGTTCCCTCGTCGTTGCGATCGCCGCCTTTTTCGCGATGGATAACGACTTCGTACGCCACCTGACCTTCACCTTCCCGGAACTGCAGCTGCTGGTCCTGGCCATGGTCATCCTGGTCGGCCGTTACACCGGCTACCGCATCACCGAACTGGTGCGCTTTGCACCACTGGCCGGACGATGAAATTCGTGACCTTCGGTGCGCTGCGGCGCAAAGGAATCGTCGGGATGAACTACCGCAACGTCGAGCTCATCGGCCGCTACAACCCGCGCAGCCACTATCCGCTGGTCGATAACAAACTGATGACGAAGGAGCTGGCGACCGCGTCCGGCGTACCGGTCACCGAACTCTACGCAACGATCGAACGCCAGTCCCAGCTGCGCAACCTCCATGACATCCTTGCCCCCTTTGAGAGCTTCGTCGTCAAGCCCGATTACGGCAGCGGCGGGAAGGGGATCGTCGTCATCACGCACCGCGAAGGCGACACCTTCATCAAGGCGAGCGGCGATGCGCTCTCACTGAACGACCTGCGCAAGCACATCTCCAATATCCTCAGCGGACTTTACTCGCTGGGCGGCCGGTACGACACGGCCATCATCGAAAAGGTCGTCGCGTTCGACCCGATGTTCGCCGATTACAGTTTCGAAGGGGTACCGGATATCCGTATCATCGTTTACCGCGGGTACCCCGTCATGGCGATGATGCGCTGCCCGACCCGGGAGAGCGACGGCAAGGCGAACCTGCACCAGGGGGCGGTCGGCGTCGGGCTTAGCCTGAAAGATGGCTCGGCCCTCTCGGCGGTCATTCATGACCGCCCCGTCACGCACCACCCCGACACCCACCACGATTTCGCCAAACTGAAGGTCCCGCAGTGGGAAGCGGTTCTGACGATGGCGGCGTCTTGTTACGAGATGACGGGCCTGGGATACCTGGGGGCCGATATCGTGTTCGACAAGAATGACGGGGCGCTGATGCTCGAGCTCAATGCCCGCCCGGGGCTGGCGATCCAGATCGCCAACGGGCGGGGGCTGCGCGAGCGCCTGGAGACGGTCGACCGGCAGAAACAGCCGCGTTCGGCCGCCGAACGCGTGCTCTACAGCATGAACTATATCGAATAACGGGACGGACGGTACGATGAAGACATACGGCCTGACACTGGAGCAGCAGGACGAAGCGCTGCGCATCCACGCGGAGAACCTGGCGCTTGCACCCTACCAGGCGGAGCTGATCAAGCTGCAGCAGCATATCGAGCGCAACCGTCTGAAAATGATGGTTCTTTTCGAAGGGCGCGATGCTGCGGGCAAGGGGACGACGATCGGAAGTGTGAGCCGGTTTATGAACCCGAAGCACTACCGCATCGTCGCACTCGGAAAGCCGACGGAGGAGGAGCGCTCCCAGTGGTATTTCCAGCGCTACATCAAACACTTCCCCCATTTCGGCGAACTGGTGCTTTTTGACCGCAGCTGGTACAACCGGGCGATGGTCGAACCGGTCTTCGGCTTCTGCACGCCGCGCGAACACGCGCTTTTTCTCAAACACGTCGTCCCGTTTGAACAGGCGCTGACGGAAGAGGGGATGCTTCTCGTCAAACTCTATTTCAGCGTGAGCAAGCAGAAGCAGGCCATGCGTTTCGAACAGCGCCGGAGCGACCCGCTGCGCCGCTGGAAACTCAGCGAGATCGATATGCAGGCGCAGAGCATGTGGGACCAGTTTACGCAGATGAAATACCAGATGCTGACGGTCACGGACCACGCGGCAGCGCCCTGGTACGTTATCCGCTCCAGCGACAAGCACAAGGCGAGGATCGAGACGATGAAGCTGCTGCTGCGTCAGGTCGAGTATGAAGGGCGCGACGACAGCCTTGTGTTCGCGCCGGATCCGAAAGTCTGCTTCTCCGGGCGGCAGGAGCTGATGCTCATGGAACAGCACGGCAAGGGACACAGCTCATGACCGGGGCTGGTTTCGGCGAGTTTCTCGACACGCTCAAGTACCTTGTCCGCCGCCCCTCCGTCGTCGGTGCGGAACACCCGTTTTTCCTGACCCTCAAACGCGAACTTGATGAACTGGGAATCGAAACGACGCTGTATGAAGGGGTGCTTTTTGCCCGCGGCCGGCGGCCCGAATCGGGAGCGCTGTCGGCGCATATCGACCGCCACGGCCTTATCTGCACGGGCCCGAACGAGTTCCAGTACGCGGCGTTTCTGACCCAGAACCGTGCCGACCTGAGCGGCAACTCCGTGGCCGAGCAGACGATGAACACGATCTCGGAACGTTTCGCCGGGCAGGCAGTCCAGGCGTATGAACCCTGGTCCGGCACCTACATCGGGCTGGGCAATATCGAGAAGGCCTATATCTGCCCGCGGCGCAACAACCTGATCTTTGAAGTGAAGGGGCTGGAGTACCTCATGCCGGGAACGCCGGTCGCGTACGTCGATTCGCTGCGGATCAATGAAGGGATGCTCTCCGCCCAGCTCGACAACGTCATCAGCGCGGCACTGATCCTGCATCTCTACCGCAGCGGGTACGAGGGAACGGCCTTTTTTACCGCGCAGGAGGAGGCGGGGAAAAGCTGGCGTTTCGTGCTGGAGTGGTACCGCCGTTTCGACGGGGCGACGGACAGGCTCCTGGTGCTCGATACGAGCCCTTTCCCCGACCGTGCGGCAGCCGATGCACAGGACCTCGTCCTGCGCTACCGGGATGCGAACGCCGCTTTCAACCAAACCTTTACGGAGGAGATAGCCGGACGCTGCGACCGGCTCGGGATCCGATACGGCTTCAAAGACCGCTATATCGCGGCGCAGAACGCCCATCTTGCCACGGGAGGGTCGGCAGCGTCGCTGGGAAGTACGGAGATGGGGCGTCTCGCCGCAGAGGGAACCCTCCAGGGCACGACGCTGCAGCTGCCGACGACGGGCTACCATACCGTCTCCGAAACGGTACGGACGGAGTCGGTCAAAAAGATGCTGCAGCTGCTCGCGGACCTCTATCTGTAAAAACCTGTTACGGTGTCAGGTGCAAGGGGCACTGGGATGCACCTGCCGACCGGACAACGGACTAGATAAGCGGCGGGTCCTGAAGCAGGGAGGGCATCGCCTCCCCGACGCTGCTTTCATCCAGGGCTTCGAGGGCCTCCAGGTGGGAGATGGTGTGCTCTTTCTCTTTCGTGGCGATATGGAAAATCGCATCCCCTTCGTAGACCAGCGGCGTCTCCAGACGGCCGATGACAATCCCGTCGAATTCGGCATGGACCTCGATCACCTCCTGCTGCAGCGGTACATCGATCTGGGCCAGCAGATCACCCGCCTGCACAAAACTCCCCGGCCCCTTGAAACTCCGCATCAGCCCGCTTTGGGGTGAGCGGAGCCATTTGCTGCTGCTGACCGTGACGGTGGGCAGTGTTTTCGGCGTATAGGTGGATTTTGGCAGCATCCCCAGATGACGCATAACGTGGACGATCCCCTTGAGACCCGTACGGATGGAGAACTCGTCGTAGCGCAGCGCTTCACCCCCTTCGTAGAGCAGGATAGGCACCCCTTTTTCCACGGCGGCTTCGCGCAGGGAACCGTCGCGCAGTGCCGAGTGCATCAGGACCGGTGCCCGGAATGCTTCGGCCATCGCGAGGGTCTTTTCGTCGTCGAGATTGGCCCGGACCTGCGGAAAGTTCGAGCGGTGGACGGCACCGGTGTGCAGGTCGATGCCCGCGTCGGCCTTTTCGACGATCTCGTCCATGAAGATCTTGGCAACCCTGGAGGCGAGGCTCCCCTTCTGCATGCCGGGGAAAGAGCGGTTGAGATCGCGCCGGTCGGGAAGGTAGCGCGAGTGCTGGATCAGGCCGTAGGGGTTGACGACGGGGACGGCAATGAGGGTACCGCGGAGCTTGGCAAGCTGGGGCAGCTGCAGCAGGCGGCGGATGATCTCGATACCGTTGAGTTCGTCCCCGTGGACGGTCGCACTGACAAAGAGAGTCGGCCCTTTGCGTTTGCCCCGGACGACCTTGACGGGCATGTCGATCCGTTTCTCGGAGTAGAGGGAAGGCAGGGGGATCGGGATGACTTTGCGCTCCCCTTTGGCAACCGGCGTGCCTGCGATCTCGAACATGGCGCGCCCCTTTACATCGGCGAAAGCCTCGGCTTCTTGGCCCGGGGCTTGCTGCTGGCCTTTTCAAGGTGCTGGATGATAAGACCGGCGATATCTTTCCCGGACGCGGATTCGATGCCTTTGAGGCCCGGAGAGGAGTTGACCTCCATGATCAGCGGGCCGCGCTTGGAGCGGAGCATGTCCACCCCGCACACCTGCAGGCCCATCGCCTTGGCGGCGGCGACGGCGGTGGCGCGTTCGTCCGGTGTGATCTTGACCACCCTGGCGCTGCCGCCGCGGTGGAGGTTGGAGCGGAACTCGCCCTCGGGTCCCTGGCGCTTCATCGCGGCAACGACCTTGTCGCCGATGACGAGGCAGCGGATATCCGCGCCGCCGGCTTCTTTGATGAACTCCTGGACCATGATATTGGCATTGAGGCCCATAAACGCCTGGATGACGCTCTCGGCGGCTTTTTTCGTTTCAGCCAGGACGACGCCGATCCCCTGGGTGCCTTCGAGCAGCTTGATGACGACCGGGGCACCCCCGACCATGTCGAGAACGTCCTCGATATCGTCGGGGTTGCGGGCAAACCCGGTCACGGGCATGCCGACCCCTTTGCGGGCGAGCAGCTGCATCGAGCGGAGTTTGTCCCGGGCGCGGCTGATGGCGATGGAGTCGTTGAGCGATGTGAGCCCCATTACCTCGAACTGGCGCAGCACTGCCGTACCGTAGAAGGTGATCGAGGCTCCGATCCGGGGAATAACGGCA is from Sulfurimonas sp. HSL-1656 and encodes:
- a CDS encoding succinylglutamate desuccinylase/aspartoacylase family protein is translated as MFEIAGTPVAKGERKVIPIPLPSLYSEKRIDMPVKVVRGKRKGPTLFVSATVHGDELNGIEIIRRLLQLPQLAKLRGTLIAVPVVNPYGLIQHSRYLPDRRDLNRSFPGMQKGSLASRVAKIFMDEIVEKADAGIDLHTGAVHRSNFPQVRANLDDEKTLAMAEAFRAPVLMHSALRDGSLREAAVEKGVPILLYEGGEALRYDEFSIRTGLKGIVHVMRHLGMLPKSTYTPKTLPTVTVSSSKWLRSPQSGLMRSFKGPGSFVQAGDLLAQIDVPLQQEVIEVHAEFDGIVIGRLETPLVYEGDAIFHIATKEKEHTISHLEALEALDESSVGEAMPSLLQDPPLI
- a CDS encoding peptidase M42, coding for MTGAGFGEFLDTLKYLVRRPSVVGAEHPFFLTLKRELDELGIETTLYEGVLFARGRRPESGALSAHIDRHGLICTGPNEFQYAAFLTQNRADLSGNSVAEQTMNTISERFAGQAVQAYEPWSGTYIGLGNIEKAYICPRRNNLIFEVKGLEYLMPGTPVAYVDSLRINEGMLSAQLDNVISAALILHLYRSGYEGTAFFTAQEEAGKSWRFVLEWYRRFDGATDRLLVLDTSPFPDRAAADAQDLVLRYRDANAAFNQTFTEEIAGRCDRLGIRYGFKDRYIAAQNAHLATGGSAASLGSTEMGRLAAEGTLQGTTLQLPTTGYHTVSETVRTESVKKMLQLLADLYL
- the rimK gene encoding 30S ribosomal protein S6--L-glutamate ligase gives rise to the protein MKIAILSRNKNLYSTRRLAEAALERGHEVEVIDTLRCYMNITSDRPSMHYKGEDLLGFDAVIPRIGASITFYGTAVLRQFEVMGLTSLNDSIAISRARDKLRSMQLLARKGVGMPVTGFARNPDDIEDVLDMVGGAPVVIKLLEGTQGIGVVLAETKKAAESVIQAFMGLNANIMVQEFIKEAGGADIRCLVIGDKVVAAMKRQGPEGEFRSNLHRGGSARVVKITPDERATAVAAAKAMGLQVCGVDMLRSKRGPLIMEVNSSPGLKGIESASGKDIAGLIIQHLEKASSKPRAKKPRLSPM
- a CDS encoding alpha-L-glutamate ligase-like protein, whose translation is MKFVTFGALRRKGIVGMNYRNVELIGRYNPRSHYPLVDNKLMTKELATASGVPVTELYATIERQSQLRNLHDILAPFESFVVKPDYGSGGKGIVVITHREGDTFIKASGDALSLNDLRKHISNILSGLYSLGGRYDTAIIEKVVAFDPMFADYSFEGVPDIRIIVYRGYPVMAMMRCPTRESDGKANLHQGAVGVGLSLKDGSALSAVIHDRPVTHHPDTHHDFAKLKVPQWEAVLTMAASCYEMTGLGYLGADIVFDKNDGALMLELNARPGLAIQIANGRGLRERLETVDRQKQPRSAAERVLYSMNYIE
- the ppk2 gene encoding polyphosphate kinase 2, whose amino-acid sequence is MKTYGLTLEQQDEALRIHAENLALAPYQAELIKLQQHIERNRLKMMVLFEGRDAAGKGTTIGSVSRFMNPKHYRIVALGKPTEEERSQWYFQRYIKHFPHFGELVLFDRSWYNRAMVEPVFGFCTPREHALFLKHVVPFEQALTEEGMLLVKLYFSVSKQKQAMRFEQRRSDPLRRWKLSEIDMQAQSMWDQFTQMKYQMLTVTDHAAAPWYVIRSSDKHKARIETMKLLLRQVEYEGRDDSLVFAPDPKVCFSGRQELMLMEQHGKGHSS